The genomic stretch TAGAAATATTCTGTGAAACATTCAAGTACAGTTACAATAAAATTGAGGATAAACTCCCAATTGCTATGCTAACGCAAACATTCCAGAAATAATTCATTCTAGGCATTTATACATAAGAAACAACTATATTTAAGAATACTGTTTATATATGTCATAAATTATAATCAActtgttatttttatataaatttagtttcatgaactttgtttatttatttatttaactttagtGTAATCTTTAAACATATGCATTTCTGAAAATAACAGCACTTTCATGTCTCTTAAGTATAATTTTGCCTGGCAAGCTCTGGATTGAATTGGGAATTATATTTTGGTTTAACTCTTGTCACACCAGAATCTGGCTGCTTTTGAGTAGTTGTAGGATTGAGGCCGCTCAAAAACATCTCCGTCTTCAGTTTCTCTTGTTGTTCTCGTTTCAGTCGTTCCTCTCTAAGCTTGAGTAGCTTCTTTTGTTTTTCATCTTTGTCTCTCTtgtgctttttacttttatgtttatgtttactcTTTCTTTCTGGACTAGTCACAGCCATTTCTATTTTCTTTGAACTTTTACTTGTAGTCACAATATTGTTTTTTCCAGTGCAAAATTGAATAAACTTCTGAATTGGATCTAACTTTTGCTTAGCCTTCCAAGCAACTTCTCCATTTTTGATATCACTCTCTTTTGTCCTTGGTTTGCCATCTTCATCTCTTAGTACCAATTTGTCATAAGTATCCTTGATTTCACCAGACCTAGAAAACCTAGATGCATCTGGTAACACTTCATACcaatttttctttttgagtgcTTCATTTGTATCCTGTCCCAGATAAGTTAGGTAACCAATTTTCTTTTCATATTCTTCCTTTTTTTCTTTTACTTCTTTATCATGATCTTTATTGGTTGCTTTAACAGCATGTTCTAAGTCAACAAATAAATTGATATGCTCTTGTTGTTGTGGTTGGGATGTTTCAGGTTGAGGCTCTTGATCACTGATGCCTAGTTCTAGCAACTTTTGCTTACTTTTATGTTTCAGAATGTTGAGTCTGGCTTCCCGATCTGCATTTTCAATTCTTAATCtctcttctttttctttttctgCTGCTTCGGCTTCATCTTTTCTCACTCTTGCAATATTCTCTTTTGTCCTTACATGCCATCTGAAATTAAAATCATGTGTTTAATTCCGATGGTAAAACAAATGTTTTACTTTGCTGATATGTAGACTGCATAAAAATATAGAATATATATTTGTTTAGAATAACAATCTGTGAGTAAACATGAACCTTTAGAGTTTTTGAGTATCTCGCTACAGGATACTTCTGGAATACACAATTTAGGCAGTGTAAATTGGCAGGCAATTTCATTGAAGAATGAATTGAATACAAGGGATATGCAATTAGTAAAACTACTTGCCTTTTTTTAGGTAGGATATTCATTGTGAAATCTTCCCCGCTTAGGTCGTAATGAAGCAACAACTagaattaacaataaaataaatatcgctATTGATGGATTtcatgaaatgaaaacatttcaGTTTCATTGACGTTTCTGATGTTCCATAAACAAGCTAGGTTTGACAAACATCGGAAGTATACACCTGACCcccatatttttttgttatgttgGCGTGCCTGATATATACAGAGAAATagtcaagttttatttttatatggcaATTCTACAACAGTCGAGTTGGATTCTCTATGGAATATATACGTCAACAATTTGGATCATTTTCTCTTTACGTTTACATTCAATGTTATTTCAAAAGCGTCATTGAATGCAGCGTAATACGGTACACTTTGATTTTTACAGACACTTGAGTCGACGTATTTTATAACGTAAACATATCCACCGTAGAGCCTAAAATGGACGCGAAAAAACTTAGCTTGAGTTTTACTTATTTCACTGAGAATCAAATAAAGTGAAACCTTTAAAAAGCATATAATAATAGATTGTTTGCATATTGCATTACCTTAAAGTAGCTACTTTACAGTGACAGTGAAAGACATTATGTAAACTTGTAAGAAATTTATTTTGTGTTACTTTtattagttgtttgatttatttatgCATATAGGTTATAATATATAAACTAAATAGAAACTATGGAAGTTGTGGAAGAGTCTGCGGTCCAGAGTGTTTTAAGCGAGGAAATAATTATTAACGATGGGACGGCTTGTATATCCAGCGCGGCAGACGAGATTACGAGACAGAACGGTGTCGCCGAAACTGGAGCCATGGCCAACTGTGATTCAGTGGCGGTGGCCGAGACCACCGTTCAGGATCAGATACAGGTCGACAGCACGACAGATCATACGCATGTGCCAGtagatacaaataaaattagtGGACCAATATCTGTAGAAACTGTCGTTTCTACTGAGCCTAGTGCTGAGGCAGTGCCATCAACTACTGAAGGCGATAATGAACTTAACACGGAAAATCAACCGGAATTGATTGCCACTATCCCAGAGTTGGCTTCTAAAATACCTGAAGAAATATCAGAGTTACTTGTTGGTCAATCTGAAGAGATTATTGAAGAAGTTATTCCACAAGCAGAGGGATCAACAATTGAAATGAATGTTGAGTCTAGTGACCAAGTGACTTTTAAAACTGAAATATTAGTTGAGAGGAACGAAAATGATGCTAACGAGATTGATAAAAATGTAGGTCATGTTGATGAGCTTGATGCCTCCAAGAGTATGCTCAGCGCATTGAGTGATGTGCTGCACTCAGACAACATGGAGAACAATAATGGTTCTGTGAGACAAGAAGTTTTAAACAAAGAAGAATTATTAAACATCTTGGAAGGCAATGTTGAACAGACTGATGAACAGTATAGTAAGATCATTCCAGATGATCATAAAATTGTTAAAACCATGGAAGCCCAGATGGCTTTACAACAGTTGACAAGATTAAAATCTGTTAGAAGCCAGAACCCGAGACAAACACCCCGGAAAAAAAAATCAGGGAAAAGGCTTTCACAAAATAGTAGTGATAAATCTAATAAAGAAGAAACCCCAGCAGATGAAAATGAGGTGAATTCTGATGAACCTAAacctaaaaaaattacaaaagtttCAGCCCCGTCTTCTAAGACTTCAGATGTAGTGGCTTCAGATAGTAAAACAAGCAAAAAGGATAAGAAAACATCAGAAGAGAAACATGAAAGTATGTTTTCGGAAACAAAGAGTAAAAGAAACAGACATACAGATTCAGAAACAACAATCAATGAACCCAAATCAACTGAAGCTAAGAGTAAAAGGAATAGAAGAACTGTAGACATTGTTTTGAAACACTCTGAAAATCCAACTGAAAGTAGGGTAAAAAAAGAGAATGATAATGCATCCACAATTGCTAATGATATGGAAGGAGATGAAGATGATGACACAGAGACTGATGGTAATAAATCAAATAGTGTTAAGGATAAGATTGTTAATGACCTGGTGAGAGATTGGGAAGATGATGAACCAACAAAAGATGATGCTGATGAAAAACTATTGGAGGAAAGTCAAGGACTTATCAAGTCTACTGAACCACTTACAACAGCAATAGAAACTGTTGCCGAGTCTGACCGCATTGATGGGTCATCTATTGATTCATCCACCAGTGACGGTGCCGCAACAAATAAGATTGCAGATGATGGTCAGCCTCAGCGCAGACTTGGTAGagttattaagaaaaaagttaTATTTGACCCTGATAATCCCGACACATTCACAAAGGGTAAGCTTCCTGCCAAGTCTAAAGAAGCGTCTTCTGATAAAGAGCAGCCAGCTCCTAAAAAGATTAAGACTGAAGTTCAGCAGAGGCCAAAATCAAAGTCTCCAACAGGAAAACTGCACTGGAaaaaaccaccaccaaaagccAATAAAGGAAATAAAAGACTTTCTGAAGTTGATAAGTTATTAATGGATGAGGGTGCTGTAAATATGATATACCAGCTTACACCTGAAGCTCCTAAAGGTAAAAAGAATATGAGAACCAAAGCAGAATTTATCAAGAAAATCCAGAGTTCAACTCCAGATGGCAAAGAAATGAAGTTTAGGGAAAGAAAGAAGGAATGTCTCAAAGAGGAATCAGAAGCTAAGAAGATTTTAGGTGGAAAGCAAAGGGGATCTCTGAGTAGTTCAGTCAAGTCAGTTGGTGAGGACTTTGAGACTCACAGTGCCGATGACTCAATTATTTACCGTCGTCATTCTTCAAGCTCCTATTCCAGCAACTGTATGAGCCCACTCAGGCTTAACGACCAAGATTCCAGCGTGTTACAAGACACCTCGCGTATCTCCCAGCAAATGGCAGATAGTCTGAATATTTCTAATGCTGATGAAGAATCTGGTGACCAAAAATCTGAAGTATTTATGTCTGATGTGAATATAGCATCACCTAGTGAAGTAATCAATAAAAGTGATTGTTTGTCCATTAAACAAAAGCTGAACTCCAAACTCCAGAATGTTTTAAACAAAAGGAAACGTGATAATACAAAGACAGATAAACCTGCAAAACAGAAGAAAGtggctcctaaatatgacgaAAATTCTTTTAAGAAAGAGGAAGAACAACATCTGTCCAAGCTAAAGAACTTGTCTGTGAAATTTGATCATAATTTAGCAGAAATTAACGTAAAACGGAAAGGAGATCAATATACTATCGAGGTTTGTAAATATTGCTAACTTTTGTACTTGTTGATTCATTTGATAAAAGCTATAAGCTATAACATTTGTTCAATCTTATTTTCAGACTTTGAAAGACCTGGAACTGGCGTTAGCATACGTTAACAACAAGGAAGACATCGCCGTGACTCTCCTGTCCTCTGAATGTGGAACACTGTGCTCATCTATTGATTTAAGTCCCCTGCTCACTGAGGATGTGGAGATCAGAACTACCAATGCTGTCTTATTAGCAGAAACTATAAGGTGCCTAATACATATAACTACGAACTACCTATACTTTATCAAAATACGTTTTTCTTAAGTTAActacaataaatatttagtagGGAGTGCCAATTTCTGTCCTGTTAATAAAATTTC from Cydia fagiglandana chromosome 11, ilCydFagi1.1, whole genome shotgun sequence encodes the following:
- the LOC134668978 gene encoding leukocyte receptor cluster member 1 homolog, whose amino-acid sequence is MNILPKKRWHVRTKENIARVRKDEAEAAEKEKEERLRIENADREARLNILKHKSKQKLLELGISDQEPQPETSQPQQQEHINLFVDLEHAVKATNKDHDKEVKEKKEEYEKKIGYLTYLGQDTNEALKKKNWYEVLPDASRFSRSGEIKDTYDKLVLRDEDGKPRTKESDIKNGEVAWKAKQKLDPIQKFIQFCTGKNNIVTTSKSSKKIEMAVTSPERKSKHKHKSKKHKRDKDEKQKKLLKLREERLKREQQEKLKTEMFLSGLNPTTTQKQPDSGVTRVKPKYNSQFNPELARQNYT
- the LOC134668962 gene encoding uncharacterized protein LOC134668962; its protein translation is MEVVEESAVQSVLSEEIIINDGTACISSAADEITRQNGVAETGAMANCDSVAVAETTVQDQIQVDSTTDHTHVPVDTNKISGPISVETVVSTEPSAEAVPSTTEGDNELNTENQPELIATIPELASKIPEEISELLVGQSEEIIEEVIPQAEGSTIEMNVESSDQVTFKTEILVERNENDANEIDKNVGHVDELDASKSMLSALSDVLHSDNMENNNGSVRQEVLNKEELLNILEGNVEQTDEQYSKIIPDDHKIVKTMEAQMALQQLTRLKSVRSQNPRQTPRKKKSGKRLSQNSSDKSNKEETPADENEVNSDEPKPKKITKVSAPSSKTSDVVASDSKTSKKDKKTSEEKHESMFSETKSKRNRHTDSETTINEPKSTEAKSKRNRRTVDIVLKHSENPTESRVKKENDNASTIANDMEGDEDDDTETDGNKSNSVKDKIVNDLVRDWEDDEPTKDDADEKLLEESQGLIKSTEPLTTAIETVAESDRIDGSSIDSSTSDGAATNKIADDGQPQRRLGRVIKKKVIFDPDNPDTFTKGKLPAKSKEASSDKEQPAPKKIKTEVQQRPKSKSPTGKLHWKKPPPKANKGNKRLSEVDKLLMDEGAVNMIYQLTPEAPKGKKNMRTKAEFIKKIQSSTPDGKEMKFRERKKECLKEESEAKKILGGKQRGSLSSSVKSVGEDFETHSADDSIIYRRHSSSSYSSNCMSPLRLNDQDSSVLQDTSRISQQMADSLNISNADEESGDQKSEVFMSDVNIASPSEVINKSDCLSIKQKLNSKLQNVLNKRKRDNTKTDKPAKQKKVAPKYDENSFKKEEEQHLSKLKNLSVKFDHNLAEINVKRKGDQYTIETLKDLELALAYVNNKEDIAVTLLSSECGTLCSSIDLSPLLTEDVEIRTTNAVLLAETIRSLLSTVEQHGKLLCAGVSGACSGVGLALAALADVAVAGERASFAFDGLLVGSAAFVAHGRLPRPTVDNLIVFGRRLSAEEAQQAGLVSRVVWPDRFHDTLRSIARDIAKQPTRTILVKKQLLALNRSEKTFQSSLEMERDLLVDYWTSNEGMEALRATLDTA